The Trichoplusia ni isolate ovarian cell line Hi5 chromosome 17, tn1, whole genome shotgun sequence genome includes a region encoding these proteins:
- the LOC113502337 gene encoding maltase A3-like, with protein sequence MRAALLLVVTVLVGTVVSVDVWWESAVVYQIYPRSFKDSNGDGVGDLNGIKEKLPYLKDLGVDAIWLSPIFKSPMRDFGYDITDYKEISSEYGTMADFDALMAEAKRIGIRVILDYVPNHTSPESDWFQRSALSESKYKDYYIWANGTVDSTGARSPPNNWVSVFRKSAWEWHPTRLQYYLHQFAIGQPDLNYRNADVRQEMKDVLHFWLKKGVSGFRMDAVNFIYEVDPAKFGGKYPNEAPIGSVATDEYDSVNHTYTKDLDETYNVIFDWRALLDEYTTQHNENKLMVTEAYTSLPMMMRYYGNATRTGSVPFNFVYLESINSTSDANGLKSAIDAWMTNMPAGKVANWVNGNHDQKRMATRYGEKRVDAMNMLALILPGLSFTYQGEELGMTDDMIPWASTLDPQACNTEDPLQYWRVSRDPARSPFHWDDSVFAGFSNGSSTWLPVASNYRTVNVAVQRAMYKSHYNFYKDMVALKHGPALKSGKLETHVLGSNVFIVTRLTSNQKEGIIGIINLSGLSYQVDITQMSGVTKELTVVASGVDCIVSKGDKTAKSDIRLSGYCAMVLQNAGQRLIYSFTVYFAIYFLYVNLA encoded by the exons ATGCGGGCAGCGTTGTTACTGGTGGTTACCGTTCTGGTGGGGACCGTGGTGAGCGTGGACGTGTGGTGGGAGTCGGCCGTCGTCTACCAGATATACCCTCGCTCCTTCAAGGACAGCAACGGGGATGGGGTAGGAGACCTCAACG GGATTAAGGAAAAGCTCCCGTACTTGAAAGACTTAGGTGTCGATGCTATCTGGTTGTCACCTATATTTAAGTCGCCTATGCGTGACTTTGGCTACGACATCACTGACTACAAAGAAATATCCTCCGAATACGGCACGATGGCAGACTTCGATGCTCTTATGGCTGAAGCTAAGAGAATTG GTATCCGTGTGATATTGGACTACGTGCCGAACCACACGAGTCCGGAGAGCGACTGGTTCCAGAGGTCAGCGCTGTCGGAGAGTAAATACAAGGATTACTATATCTGGGCGAATGGGACTGTAGACTCCACAGGCGCCAGGTCACCACCAAATAATTGG GTCAGTGTTTTCCGTAAGAGTGCGTGGGAGTGGCATCCAACCAGATTGCAGTACTACTTGCACCAGTTCGCGATAGGCCAGCCCGACCTCAACTACCGAAACGCTGATGTGCGACAGGAAATGAAG GATGTGCTTCATTTCTGGCTGAAAAAAGGAGTGTCTGGGTTCCGTATGGACGCTGTCAACTTCATTTACGAAGTAGATCCGGCCAAGTTCGGCGGAAAATACCCTAACGAAGCACCTATTG GCTCAGTAGCGACCGACGAATACGATTCCGTAAACCACACATACACTAAAGACTTAGACGAGACTTACAACGTGATATTCGATTGGAGAGCTCTTCTCGACGAGTACACGACACAGCACAACGAGAACAAACTAATGGTGACCGAGGCCTACACCAGCCTGCCGATGATGATGCGTTACTATGGCAACGCGACGCGCACCGGCTCCGTACCATTCAACTTTGTTTACTTGGAGAGTATCAACAGCACTTCTGACGCCAATGGACTGAAGAGCGCGATCGATGCTTGGATGACTAATATGCCAGCTGGGAAGGTGGCTAACTGGGTG AATGGAAACCACGATCAGAAGCGTATGGCCACGAGATACGGCGAAAAGAGAGTCGACGCCATGAATATGCTGGCGCTCATCCTGCCTGGACTCTCGTTCACATACCAG GGAGAAGAGTTAGGCATGACAGACGACATGATCCCGTGGGCGTCGACGCTGGACCCGCAGGCGTGCAACACGGAGGACCCGCTGCAGTACTGGCGCGTGTCGCGCGACCCCGCGCGCTCGCCCTTCCACTGGGACGACTCTGTTTTCGCCGGCTTCAGCAACGGCAGCAGCACCTGGCTGCCCGTCGCCAGCAACTACAGGACGGTTAATGTGGCCGTCCAGAGAGCCATGTACAAGAGCCACTATAAT TTCTACAAAGATATGGTCGCCTTGAAGCATGGGCCTGCTCTCAAATCCGGGAAGTTGGAAACACATGTGCTTGGAAGCAATGTATTTATAGTTACCAG ACTGACTTCTAACCAAAAAGAAGGCATCATAGGTATAATCAACTTGTCAGGTCTCTCGTACCAAGTGGACATCACGCAAATGTCTGGGGTCACAAAAGAGCTCACCGTTGTCGCTTCTGGAGTCGACTGCATTGTTTCTAAAGG gGACAAAACAGCAAAGAGTGATATTAGATTGTCAGGGTACTGTGCGATGGTGCTGCAGAACGCTGGCCAGAGGCTGATCTACAGTTTCACAGTGTACTTCGCAATTTACTTCTTATACGTAAACCTAGCATAA